Within the Enoplosus armatus isolate fEnoArm2 chromosome 9, fEnoArm2.hap1, whole genome shotgun sequence genome, the region TTCTGCAGGtctttccccttctctctgtgCTTAATCCAGGGTCCAGGGCAGAGAGATGCTGTCACTCCCCAGCTCTTTGCGGATGGTCGATGTGAATCTGGCCAGTGCCCCTGAGCTGAAATGGTTTTTCCAGTCTCCCGCAGTAcctaacacaaaaacacacacacagcaagacagTCACgtgaacacaaaatgaaatctCTGAAAATCAACTGTTAAGACTGAAAATCTCTGATTAAATCTCACTTAATCACATAATACCCCGATTTGAACACTAGGTTTGTCTTAACTGCTTCAAAGCAAAATTCAAAGcaaactgaggaagaggaagtgatgaTGGACACGTGGAGACTCACCTTTCCTGAAGAATGGGGATTTGTCAGAGTCCATGTGTACCTTAGAGACCAGGCTGAAGTTGGACATGTTGTTGGCCTTCATGCTCTTGAAGGAGCAATGTTCTGCTATCTTCTGAATGGTTTCTTCACTCAGATGACGGCCCAAGAAATCTGACATACACCTGAGTGCTGCTGGAAGGTCCTAGAGGAGGAGCACATGGACACATTTATGTGAAGCAACAGGTGTTTGCCTTTATCTTATGAAGCACCTTCTCAAATGAAGAACTTTCTACATGATTTCTATGATGAGGACCCATTATGAAGCCCTTGATGATGAGCTTAAGTTTGACTGGTCATATATCAGTAGCTGTGTTTTTCAGTTGGCTGGCACGTGTGTCTGATGGAACAGATAGTTTCTACTTTAATCAACACAACTGGCTACACAGGTTGCAGAACAAAACGGAATTTCAGGAttcaagtctattttcttctgttttatgtgCAAAGCTAAAGTCTGTTGGGCTCAGAGTGCTGCCAAACCACgggtgacctacactcaatactgtgcctgaaTGCATCCTAGATACAAACAGAAGGctgaagctgctgttttactgatgtgctgcttttactacacagtatgtgttgtgttattgtgttagACTACTTTCTATGAAGCCACTGAAACAATGCATTGTGTATCTTCAACAATTAACAGTGTAACAGCATTTTGTTACTGTGTAAAGGAGACCATCTCCTCAGTCGCAATGCTAGTCATGTGAGAGTTCTGTGGAGTGCTTTACCTGAAGCATTTCTTCATATGTGATGTACATTATTCGGTCTCCCagctctgtgtgtctccagctCTTCACATGTTCTGTCCATTTTCCAAACATCACTGCACACAGACATTGGACCAGACATTGTATAAATGCAATCAACCACTGCTCCACGTTGGCAACACTGAGAAACAAATATGACTTTCACGTGCTAGCAACATCCACCACCAAAATAATGAACCATTCTACTGTTGAAATTCACGTTTCTCAGAGTAAACTCTTTAAGTGggatgtgacctctgacctttgccCTCCAGGAATCTGTCCATGAACTCATCAAAGGTTCCTGGATCAGGAAGAAATCCAGCCATCTGGTGGAAGTAGTATGAAGACACTACGACATCCTTAGGATTCCTCATGACATAGATCACCTATGTCAGATACAGACAAATTCagtaacataaaaacataaatatgaatCATGGAATATATAGAAATCcattataaatatatagaaaatcCAAGGAAAttgacacagaaacaccacaCTAAGGAGCTCCTCTAACCATAGATGCTGATCAATTAAAATAGAATCTGCCTGTGCTTTCTCATGTACAAGAATATCTCAAGGCTGCTCATGACATACTCGCATAGAAGAGAGGTTCACACGGGAGTATCACACAAAGCCTCCACCCATTTACCTTGGCTTTGGAGGTGTGGAAGGAGGGGGGCATGAGGTGGTAAGGAAAATGTGAGACCAGCCCACGTGGAGATGCCAGCTGATCCACAACCAGTGCTAATCTTTTCTCCTCCAGCCAGGGGACCCTGTCCCAGTTAGGAATGGTTTGGATCGGCGTCAGATCCCCCCCCTTCAGCACCAGTGGGAGGATCTCCTGCAACCAGACTGTACCTGCAGAAAAGAATCGAACAGCAGATAATACACAGCAAGACCACTCCAAGTACTAACTTCTACTGTAAGGAAAAGGCACCAACAGAGTGATAAAGCAACATTATATGGTCTAAATAATGGGTTTTCAAAATCCCTCACAcaaaatttaaacaaatttgTTGTCACTTGTCATCTGCTGGTCAGGCAAAAAATCATTTAATGATTCTCAGACTGGGGGATTCTCCTGTTAAATAGTcgcttttctctgtgtttgtcatctTGGCAGGGCTTTCTTCTGAATGGCAACTCTGTGCTGTAAATCATCAGCTGTTTTCTAGCTCAGGGGTTGGAACCTCTGGAGGGTCTGAGGACCAGGTTTAAATTGTTGGTTTGCACAAATCCACCCTTGCTGACACATACTCTGGGCCCTCCTTTGTAAAACTTACCACAGTTGTTACCACAGTAATTGTCTTTGTCCTTTATTTTGGGTGAGGGTTCTTTGGGATCCCCACTGTGTGACATCCAGGATGTGATTGAGGAGGTACTAAGAACCTTACCCTTATCTGTATCTTGACATAAAAGGTTGCAGCGATCCCATGTTAAAGCATTTCTGGACTGGATATGATGGTGGTCCTAATGTCCAGAAAGCCCATACTATTAACCTGCATGGGTCACGGTTGGTGACCACCCTGATCCTCATGTCACCCTCCACTACACATGGCTTAGATTTGAATTAGATTCTTTCAGAAATAAAGATTTTTGCTGCTAATCTGATCATACCACTCTTTCTTGCAGCCGTTTTGTATAATGTGAAACCAAACCACAAAGATCTCATTCTCATCATCACCGCAAACAAAGGAAATGACTTTTTTGGAACATGATTTTTGGCTATATGCACCTATGATGAGGTACAGGCAAATGTACTCTTATttaagttgtttgttttgttttgtcaactttGGTAGACGCTAAAGGTGTTTTCAAAACCAAATTCTTTCACGTCCATTaatctctttgtctcccttttcTTCAATCGCCCTTTTAAGTGTTTTCATTCCCTCCCTCAGGagatggtaaatggtaaatttGTGGCAACACAATGCAAACACTATGATTCTCATACTGTGCCCATTAGCTGCTCTCTGGACCGTGTGTGTAGTCACCACCAACATAAGAAAATGTCAATGAATAGATcgacaaaaataaacaaaaataaatcaccaTATAATTGGTTCCTAATTTAAGcaatctttgggttttagattgttggtcggacaaaacaaagatgCCATACTGGCCTCTGGGAAATGGCGATGAGCATTTCTCAATCAATTTGCAGCAATGTTTGCATAccttatatgttatattatattatgattatATGTCAACAGTTCACtgtacaattttttttatttagagcAATCTTGTAGGAATAACGACATTTGAGTCCGCTTTTGCATACCTTTATAAGATTTATGGACATGGGCAATATTTTTGAAATAACTCAATCATAactcaatacaatacaatgtgAACATAAAATAACAGTCCGAACTGGTAAAGGACTGTGAAAACAGTAGAAAATCAGCTCTAAAGCGTTTAAATCAGGAGGTTTGATCCAGGTGACACGTACCCAGTCTTCTGGGACGCCCTCaattgtgtgtgaatgcatgtactgtatgtgttagtGAGTGTGGTGGTGCTTACGGTGCTTACAGCCCAGCCACGGCTGTGTGCCAGGTAGACTGTATATATGTTAGTATTTGTGCATAGGAGAGCCTGCGGTTGAGGCTGTAAGAGAATCTGAGACCTACgggtctgctgctctctccttGTGTCCGGGGATCTTTGGAGTCGCAGCTaactttgacacaaaatgaataaaatgtaacatgtaaacTCTCGTGGCATTGCACACATGCCTGTGAACACTTTTGAGGAAAGATGCAGAACATATAGGTCcaaaaataaacttgtttgACACTTTGTATCGTGACTCTTCGGTGAACCAAAGACAACTTGTGGAACACTGACCTGACTTCGGGTACGTGACAGCCACCACGTCCTCGTCTTTAAACGCGAATGTCTGCGCAAACTTCAAGCTCTCTAAACTGTGCGTCTCTTTGGGGAGTCTAAGTCCATGATACAGCATGTAAAACTCTtcagaagacattttgttgcGAGGATTACAGCTAAGGTCCATACACTCACTGACAGAGGCGGCTCCACTGCTGCACTCCTCAATGTAGGAACATTGGAAACTGCACACAAAAGACCAAACAACTGAGGCTTCATGAGACGGGAGCCCCACTCTTGCCATTTAGTTCTTCCTGGTCAGTAATGACAGGAGTGACTGTTAATAACTTGTGATAGATCACTTAAACTATCATTTGAATGAACAATCATTTGCTATCGCACTGgacacgcgcgcgcgcacacacacacacacacacacacacacaccatattgTTTTCAGAGAGCTAACCACAAGCATTAAATCCACGGACAAAGTTAAGTTCACATGTAAGCTCCCCAGTCCTCTGTCCATCTGAATAACATCTTGATGTTAGCAAGGTTTATTTCATATTCCACTGAAAGGCTTTGTGggtgtttcttttattattattttattaacataaacaaaacaatgtagtAAATCTTCTGATGCACAACCATAGACCCCACACAAAGTAAAAGACTAACATCACAGTGCCGAAGCATACAGGGGGACCATATACTCAGATAGTGCTCTCCTTCAGGCAGCACTGATGCTGCTCAAACTCCTGCTGCATCTGCACGTTTTTGTTGCTCTAACCATCTGGTGCTTTAGGACAATTACAAAATGAATTACAAAAATCCTACACAGACTTTGATATTGCATAATGGTGACTTTACATGTATACTTtatgttgcctgtgtgtgtaatgagttCACATTCacagttcacattgacaataaactggactgggcggtgaacactaatgccctctacaggaagggccagagccatctctattttctgaggcagctgaggtccttcaacatctgtcGGACTAagctgaggatgttctatgagtctgtggtggccagtgctatcctctatgctgttgcatgctagggcagcaggctgaggcttgcggactccaacagactcaataaactaatccgcaaggccagtgacagctggactctctgacggtggtgtcagagggGAGGATGCTGCCCAAGCTGCcggtcatcttggacaatgtttcacatcctctccatgacgtgctggtcaggcaaaagagcaccttcagtgggagaatCATTCCTCCCAAATCCACAagagagcgccacaggaaatcattcctgcctgtggccatcaaactgttcaactgctccctctgagtgtcagacactcagaataaacagactggaaatctggacctgcttctacatatactacctcattattatttattctttaaatgtcagtgcaatacatatatagtcatacacaatagtgcaatacatacatatacagtgcttaagaaatttattagaccacctgtcataaaaatgagaaaacacaaatattttagaaatctgtcaaaaacttgtttcaaactaaaaattgtattgttatttataagggaaataacaaactggaacaactaaatagtccttattcacatatattaaccaaaaatcttaatattttgtatgacctcatttggccctgataacagcttgcattcttgcaaccacaaaacaaatttttctgttcaggaatgcaagtaaataactgtaatttggcatctcaatcaaaaaataataatgtgctttactatttctttctgcttttttgtaaaacagtaaatttgagaattcatggataacaacaataattatattttagcattaaagatatcattttgattaaagagcttggcttgcacatactggtggattaaccattacagaaacatcaaatattttggtaatcagcaatactgttaatttagggcagcggtggcaaacaccttacactgggtggtggtctaataaatttgttaagcactgtatatacatacatatacattgctattgtatatattttttacttttatttttcacttaaatattgtaaatgtctATGAATGGGAGCAtcggtactgtataatttccccccggggatcaataaagtatttctgattctgattctgattctgatctgagaGACAATTACCAGATAAGAGAATTAATACACTGTACCTGACTTGGGGTAAGTCACAGCAAACATGTCAGTGTCTTCCACACGGAAATTCTGGGCATACTCCAAGCTCTCCATGCTGTGTGCCCGCTTCGACAGGCGAATGCCATGTTACTCAATGTACTCATGAGAGGACATGATTGTGTCCGGCTGTAGGGTTCAATGCTCTGCAGCCTGTTGGTAGCCTACACgttgctcctctctctctctctgagataGACTGGGGGATTCTCCTGTTAAATAGTcgcttttctctgtgtttgtcatctTGGCAGGGCTTTCTTCTGAATGGCAACTCTGTGCTGTAAATCATCAGCTGTTTTCTAGCTCAGGGGTTGGAACCTCTGGAAGGTCTGAGGACCAGGTTTAAATTGTTGGTTTGCACAAATCCACCCTTGCTGACACATACTCTGGGCCCTCCTTTGTAAAACTTACCACAGTTGTTACCACAGTAATTGTCTTTGTCCTTTATTTTGGGTGAGGGTTCTTTGGGATCCCCACTGTGTGACATCCAGGATGTGATTGAGGAGGTACTAAGAACCTTACCCTTATCTGTATCTTGACACAAAAGGTTGCAGCGATCCCATGTTAAAGCATTTCTGGACTGGATATGATGGTGGTCCTAATGTCCAGAAAGCCCATACTATTAACCTGCATGGGTCACAGTTGGTGACCACCCTGATCCTCATGTCACCCTCCACTACACATGGCTTAGATTTGAATTAGATTCTTTCAGAAATAAAGATTTTTGCTGCTAATCTGATCATACCACTCTTTCTTGCAGCCGTTTTGTATAATGTGAAACCAAACCACAAAGATCTCATTCTCATCATCACCGCAAACAAAGGAAATGACTTTTTTGGAACATGATTTTTGGCTATATGCACCTATGATGAGGTACAGGCAAATGTACTCTTAtttaagttgttttgttttgtcaactttGGTAGACGCTAAAGGTGTTTTCAAAACCAAATTCTTTCACGTCCATTAAtgtctttgtctcccttttCTTCAACGCCCTCTTAAGTGTTTTCATTCCCTCCCTCAGGAGGCCAGCCCATTTAGGTGTGTTCAGGCtgtgctctccctctcccagtcTGTCTGCTCAAGACTTCAGTGTCTCGTTGTCAAGGTTAATAGTAGACGTGTGGGAACAGAGTGACAACTTTTTGCCAACCATCTGTAAATGGTAAATTTGTGGCAAAACAATGAACCATTGAGGAACTATGACATAGGTCATTCATTTGTTATAAATTTAAATCAGTTACTGTTCAATCTAAGCATTTACGCTGACAGTCTGTGGCGCTACTTGGCGGCTCGGATGCACCgataatgtcccagaggttcTCAGTTGGATTCAGGTCTGGGGAACGTGAGGGCCAGTCAATGGCATCAATGCCTTCGTCATCCCGGAACTGCCTACACACTCTGGCCACATGAGGCTGGGCATTGTtctgcaccaggaggaacccagggccCACTGCACCAGCGGTCTGACAATGGCTCTGAGGATTTCATCCCGGTACCTGACAGCAGTCACGGTACCATTggctgccttctttcacctccgtaacattgcaaaaatcaggaagatcctgtctcaaacagatgcagaaaaattagtccacgcatttgtcacgtctaggctggattattgcaattccttaatatcaggctgtcccaataagtccctgaggactctccagctgatccagaatgctgcggcatgtgtactgacaggaaccaggaaaagagatcatatttctcctgtattagcttcgctgcactggctccctgtaaaatctagaatagagtttaaaatccttctcctgatttacaaagctcttactggtcaggcatcttaaagagctcatagtaccctattaccccactagagcactgcgctcccagaatgcagggttgcttgtggttcctagagtctccaaaagcagaacaggagccagagccttcagctatcaagctcctctcctgtggaatcggcgcccagtttgggtccgggaggcagacacactctctacttttaagagtaggcttaaaactttgctttttgataacgcttatagttagaggctggctcaggcctgcctggaccagccccctagttatgctgctgtaggcctagactgctgggggacttcccatgatgcactgagctttcctcctctccctctccatctttacacattcatctccctccgatgcatgttactaactttatatcttccccggagctTCTTTGTACTTTGTCCTCGAGACgacaggttcctgtggatcatggtcctggtacgcctaggtgctgccgccatgggcctgcttgactctcatcactacagttattatgtttagtcgtagttctgttactattaaagttgttattgctattattaatcagctattattacagatgtaactactattatcagtcatatttcctttattattataattatagctgctatttctactgctagtgctgccatacatctctgcctgtctgcttgtctgcctgtctgtctgtctgtgtctccacgtccatctctctctctgtatccctctctatgtctctctctctcaaacccaaccggtcaaagcagacctagagtctggttctgctcgaggtttctgcctcttaaaaggaagtttttccttgccactgtcgccaaagtgcttgctcatgatgggaactgttgggtctctgtaataacattataaagagtctgtctagacctgctctatttgtaaagtgtcctgagatgacttttgttgtgatttggcgctatataaataaaattgaattgaaaattgaagtGGCTAGCACGTGGAGGTCTGTGCGACCTTTACTGACCCACCGTCAAACCGGTCAGGCTGGATGATGTTgcaggcagcataacgttcaCCACGGCATCTCCAGACTctttcatgtctgtcacatGCGCTCAgtgtgaacctgctctcatctgtgaagaGAACGGGGCGCCGATGGCagacctgccaattctggtgttctgtGACCACAGGTCCCACT harbors:
- the sult2st3 gene encoding sulfotransferase family 2, cytosolic sulfotransferase 3, producing the protein MSSEEFYMLYHGLRLPKETHSLESLKFAQTFAFKDEDVVAVTYPKSGTVWLQEILPLVLKGGDLTPIQTIPNWDRVPWLEEKRLALVVDQLASPRGLVSHFPYHLMPPSFHTSKAKVIYVMRNPKDVVVSSYYFHQMAGFLPDPGTFDEFMDRFLEGKVMFGKWTEHVKSWRHTELGDRIMYITYEEMLQDLPAALRCMSDFLGRHLSEETIQKIAEHCSFKSMKANNMSNFSLVSKVHMDSDKSPFFRKGTAGDWKNHFSSGALARFTSTIRKELGSDSISLPWTLD